One Pyrus communis chromosome 13, drPyrComm1.1, whole genome shotgun sequence genomic window carries:
- the LOC137712073 gene encoding bidirectional sugar transporter SWEET4-like, whose amino-acid sequence MVSADAIRTVVGIMGNFIALTLFLSPVETFVRIWKKGSVEQYSPVPYLATLFNCMAWALYGLPMVHPHSILLVTINATAVFIELSFVILFLIYASDKKQRLKVFLVLLSELVFMVLLAFLVIKLAHTYSKRSLIVGLVCVLGNIAMYASPLSVMKLVITTKSVEYMPFFLSLFTFLNSVAWFTYAQLRFDIYLTIPNGLGLLFGSAQLLLYATYYKNTKRLMAERKAREFCLTEVVSDRDETKNTGNTHQNGRVPAQNNGT is encoded by the exons ATGGTTTCTGCAGATGCTATTCGAACTGTGGTCGGTATCATGG GAAACTTCATCGCACTCACTCTGTTCCTCTCACCAGT GGAAACCTTTGTTCGAATTTGGAAAAAAGGGTCAGTGGAGCAATACTCACCAGTCCCATACCTTGCAACCCTATTTAACTGCATGGCATGGGCCCTGTACGGATTGCCTATGGTGCACCCGCACAGTATTCTGTTGGTGACCATCAATGCCACTGCAGTTTTCATTGAGCTTTCCTTCGTCATCCTCTTCCTCATCTACGCATCTGACAAGAAGCAGAGGCTCAAAGTGTTTCTCGTGCTGCTTTCGGAGCTCGTTTTCATGGTTCTTCTGGCATTTCTTGTTATCAAATTGGCCCACACATACAGCAAGAGGTCACTAATTGTTGGCCTAGTTTGCGTTCTAGGTAACATCGCGATGTATGCTTCGCCTCTATCTGTCATG AAATTGGTGATAACGACAAAAAGTGTGGAATACATGCCGTTTTTCCTCTCATTGTTTACCTTTCTCAATAGCGTTGCCTGGTTCACATATGCTCAGCTCCGTTTTGACATCTACTTGACT ATTCCGAATGGGCTGGGCTTACTTTTTGGATCAGCTCAACTGCTTCTCTATGCTACATACTACAAGAACACAAAGAGACTGATGGCAGAAAGGAAAGCCAGAGAATTCTGTTTGACAGAGGTGGTTTCGGACAGAGATGAAACCAAAAACACTGGCAACACTCATCAGAACGGCCGGGTTCCCGCTCAGAACAACGGGACATGA